One Streptococcus sp. S1 DNA window includes the following coding sequences:
- a CDS encoding flavin reductase family protein, producing MKQSFNTSKLYYGFPIFILGYQDQNFGDNITTCSSSYSLGDWLVIGVGSEENAADQIKHYQQFTVNIPDENLMLQMEQAGFISHREKLKHLGLDYEISERTQAPILEACPVVLDCQVDRIIEEDGICHIFAKILERLADPELLDDKGHFKNDRFAPTYFMGDGHQRVYRYLDDRVDPMGSFMKKARKKNDKS from the coding sequence ATGAAACAATCTTTTAACACCAGCAAACTCTACTACGGTTTTCCGATTTTCATCTTGGGGTATCAGGACCAGAACTTTGGGGACAATATCACGACTTGCAGTTCCTCTTATAGCTTGGGAGATTGGCTGGTCATCGGTGTTGGTAGTGAGGAAAATGCGGCTGACCAGATTAAGCATTATCAACAGTTCACTGTCAACATCCCTGATGAAAATCTCATGCTCCAGATGGAGCAGGCTGGTTTTATCAGCCATAGGGAGAAATTGAAACACTTGGGCCTTGACTATGAGATTTCTGAACGAACTCAGGCACCGATTTTAGAAGCTTGTCCAGTCGTTTTGGATTGTCAGGTGGATCGGATTATTGAGGAAGATGGCATCTGTCATATTTTTGCCAAGATTCTCGAGCGACTGGCTGATCCAGAGCTCTTAGATGACAAGGGGCATTTTAAAAATGACCGCTTTGCGCCAACTTACTTTATGGGGGACGGGCACCAGCGTGTTTATCGTTATCTAGATGACCGAGTCGATCCCATGGGGAGCTTTATGAAGAAAGCGAGGAAGAAGAATGACAAGAGCTGA
- a CDS encoding valine--tRNA ligase has product MSKELSPKYNPAEVEAGRYQKWLDEDVFKPSGDKKAKPYSIVIPPPNVTGKLHLGHAWDTTLQDIIIRQKRMQGFDTLWLPGMDHAGIATQAKVEARLAEDGISRYDLGREKFLDKVWEWKDEYATTIKEQWGKMGLSVDYSRERFTLDEGLSKAVRKVFVELYKKGWIYRGEFIINWDPKARTALSDIEVIHKDVEGAFYHMNYMLEDGSRALEVATTRPETMFGDTAVAVNPNDDRYKDLIGKNVILPILNKPIPIVGDEHADPEFGTGVVKITPAHDPNDFLVGQRHNLPQVNVMNDDGTMNELAGEFNGMDRFEARKAVIKKLEEIGALVKIEKMTHSVGHSERTGVMVEPRLSTQWFVKMDQLAKNAIANQDTDDKVEFYPPRFNDTFLQWMENVHDWVISRQLWWGHQIPAWYNAEGEMYVGEEAPEGDGWKQDEDVLDTWFSSALWPFSTMGWPDVDSEDFKRYFPTSTLVTGYDIIFFWVSRMIFQSLEFTGRQPFQNVLIHGLIRDEQGRKMSKSLGNGIDPMDVIEKYGADALRWFLSNGSAPGQDVRFSYEKMDASWNFINKIWNISRYILMNNEGLTLDAARENVAKVAAGQAGNVTDRWILHNLNETIGKVTENFDKFEFGVAGHILYNFIWDEFADWYVELTKEVLYSDNEAEKVITRSVLLYTLDQILRLLHPIMPFVTEEIYGQISEGTIVTAEYPVVRPEFENEEAAAGVEALKDVIRSVRNSRAEVNVAPSKSITILIKTSDSKLDAFFNDNVNYIKRFTNPEHLEIAADVEVPDLVMSSIITGAEIYLPLADLLNVEEELARLEKELAKWQKELDMVGKKLSNERFVANAKPEVVQKERDKQADYQAKYDATVARIDEMKKLVK; this is encoded by the coding sequence ATGTCTAAAGAACTTTCACCTAAATACAATCCAGCCGAGGTTGAGGCTGGTCGTTACCAAAAATGGCTTGACGAAGATGTTTTCAAGCCTTCTGGCGATAAAAAGGCTAAGCCTTATTCCATCGTTATTCCACCACCAAACGTAACTGGGAAACTTCACCTTGGTCACGCTTGGGATACAACTTTGCAAGATATCATCATCCGTCAAAAACGTATGCAAGGTTTCGATACGCTTTGGCTTCCAGGGATGGACCACGCTGGGATTGCCACTCAAGCTAAAGTAGAAGCGCGTTTGGCTGAGGACGGCATCTCTCGTTATGACCTCGGTCGTGAGAAATTCCTCGATAAGGTTTGGGAATGGAAAGACGAATATGCGACGACTATCAAGGAACAATGGGGCAAGATGGGGCTCTCTGTAGACTACTCTCGTGAGCGTTTCACCCTTGATGAAGGGTTGTCAAAAGCCGTTCGTAAGGTCTTTGTAGAGCTTTATAAGAAGGGCTGGATCTACCGTGGTGAATTTATCATCAACTGGGATCCGAAAGCCCGTACTGCCCTTTCTGATATCGAGGTTATTCACAAGGATGTTGAAGGTGCCTTCTACCACATGAACTACATGTTGGAAGACGGTTCCCGTGCCCTCGAAGTAGCGACAACTCGTCCGGAGACTATGTTTGGGGATACTGCCGTAGCGGTTAACCCAAATGACGACCGTTATAAAGACTTGATTGGTAAAAATGTTATCTTGCCAATCTTGAACAAGCCAATCCCAATCGTAGGGGACGAACACGCAGACCCTGAATTTGGTACTGGTGTGGTGAAAATCACTCCTGCCCATGACCCTAACGACTTCTTGGTTGGTCAACGTCATAATCTTCCGCAAGTGAACGTCATGAACGATGATGGCACCATGAATGAATTGGCTGGCGAATTCAACGGTATGGATCGCTTTGAAGCTCGTAAGGCTGTTATCAAGAAGTTAGAAGAAATTGGTGCCCTTGTTAAGATTGAGAAGATGACCCACTCAGTTGGTCACTCAGAGCGTACAGGGGTTATGGTTGAGCCACGTTTGTCTACACAATGGTTTGTGAAGATGGATCAATTGGCGAAAAATGCCATTGCCAACCAAGACACAGATGATAAGGTTGAATTTTACCCACCTCGTTTCAACGATACCTTCCTTCAATGGATGGAAAATGTCCACGACTGGGTGATCTCTCGTCAGCTCTGGTGGGGTCACCAAATCCCAGCTTGGTACAATGCTGAGGGTGAAATGTACGTTGGCGAAGAAGCGCCAGAAGGTGACGGATGGAAACAAGACGAAGATGTCTTGGATACTTGGTTTAGTTCAGCCCTTTGGCCATTCTCAACTATGGGCTGGCCGGATGTCGACTCAGAAGACTTCAAACGTTACTTCCCAACTTCAACCTTGGTAACAGGTTACGATATCATCTTCTTCTGGGTGTCTCGTATGATCTTCCAATCATTGGAATTCACAGGTCGTCAGCCATTCCAAAATGTCCTTATCCACGGTCTCATTCGTGACGAGCAAGGACGCAAGATGTCGAAATCTCTTGGTAACGGTATCGACCCAATGGATGTTATCGAGAAATACGGTGCCGATGCCCTTCGTTGGTTCCTTTCAAACGGTTCCGCACCAGGTCAAGACGTGCGTTTCTCTTACGAGAAAATGGATGCGTCATGGAACTTCATTAACAAGATTTGGAACATCTCTCGTTACATCCTCATGAACAATGAAGGGTTGACCTTGGATGCGGCACGTGAAAATGTAGCCAAAGTGGCTGCTGGTCAAGCAGGTAACGTGACAGACCGCTGGATTCTCCACAACCTCAACGAAACGATCGGTAAGGTCACTGAAAACTTTGACAAGTTTGAATTCGGTGTGGCTGGTCACATCCTCTACAACTTCATCTGGGATGAGTTTGCGGACTGGTATGTTGAGTTGACTAAGGAAGTGCTTTATAGCGATAATGAGGCCGAAAAAGTCATCACTCGTTCTGTCCTTCTTTACACCTTGGATCAAATCTTGCGTCTCCTTCATCCAATCATGCCATTTGTGACTGAAGAAATCTATGGCCAAATCTCTGAAGGAACGATCGTGACTGCGGAATACCCAGTGGTTCGTCCAGAGTTTGAAAACGAAGAAGCAGCAGCCGGCGTTGAAGCTCTTAAAGATGTGATTCGCTCTGTTCGTAACTCACGTGCAGAAGTGAACGTAGCGCCAAGCAAATCAATCACTATCTTGATTAAGACAAGCGACAGCAAGCTCGATGCCTTCTTCAATGATAACGTCAACTACATCAAACGCTTCACAAACCCAGAACACCTGGAAATTGCAGCAGATGTAGAGGTACCTGATTTAGTTATGTCAAGCATCATCACAGGTGCAGAAATCTACTTGCCACTCGCTGACCTTCTCAATGTCGAAGAAGAATTGGCTCGTCTTGAAAAAGAATTAGCCAAATGGCAAAAAGAACTGGATATGGTCGGTAAGAAGCTCTCTAACGAACGCTTCGTAGCCAATGCCAAACCAGAAGTCGTCCAAAAAGAACGCGACAAACAAGCCGACTACCAAGCGAAGTACGATGCGACCGTAGCACGGATTGATGAGATGAAGAAGTTGGTGAAATAA
- a CDS encoding DUF1912 family protein yields MSYETDFMKEFEEWIKTQVMINEMALEESKKVFDEDQDERAKIAMIRYESRLDAYQFLQGKFENFHAGKGFHDLPDGLFGERKY; encoded by the coding sequence ATGAGTTACGAAACAGATTTTATGAAGGAGTTTGAGGAGTGGATCAAGACTCAAGTCATGATCAATGAAATGGCTCTCGAAGAAAGTAAGAAGGTTTTTGACGAAGACCAGGATGAGCGAGCTAAAATTGCTATGATTCGCTATGAAAGCCGTTTGGACGCTTATCAGTTCTTGCAAGGGAAGTTTGAAAATTTCCATGCTGGAAAAGGATTTCATGATTTACCAGATGGCCTCTTTGGTGAAAGAAAATATTAA
- a CDS encoding DUF438 domain-containing protein, which produces MSDERIHVLRDILLELHHGASPESVQERFDATFAGVSAIEISLMEHELMNSDAGITFEDVMELCDVHANLFKNAVQGVEVADTDHPGHPVQIFKQENLALRAAMMRVRRLLDNYETTEDPEMIQEIHKGLLRQLGLVGQFDRHYRRKEELMFPIMEKYGHDSPPKVMWGVDDQIRELFAKVLDVAKKLPDSSILEVKELFEAFAQEFEGMIFKEESILLMILLEAFTQDDWLSIAEESDAYGYAIILPSEKWVPKRVDFKEEASEESEGSTEPLSSSNGDEHRQVIETPEGQLTITFTPKKKEENFDRNQPQPFGNGYLSVEQANLILNHLPMEITFVNKDDIFQYYNDAAPFEEMIFKRTPSQVGRNVELCHPPKYLEKVKAIMQGLREGKKDKYEMWFKSESRGKFVHVTYAAVRDEAGDFQGVLEYVQDIQPYREIDTDFYRGME; this is translated from the coding sequence ATGAGTGATGAACGAATTCATGTCTTAAGAGATATCTTATTAGAGCTTCATCATGGAGCTTCCCCTGAATCGGTTCAGGAACGGTTTGATGCGACTTTTGCAGGGGTTTCTGCGATTGAGATCTCCCTTATGGAGCATGAACTGATGAACTCCGATGCAGGCATCACCTTTGAGGATGTCATGGAGCTGTGCGATGTCCATGCCAATCTCTTTAAGAATGCGGTTCAAGGGGTCGAAGTAGCAGATACCGACCACCCTGGTCATCCTGTTCAAATCTTTAAACAGGAGAATCTAGCCCTTCGTGCGGCTATGATGCGGGTACGCCGCTTGCTAGACAATTATGAGACGACTGAGGATCCTGAGATGATTCAGGAGATTCATAAGGGATTGTTACGTCAGCTGGGTTTGGTGGGTCAATTTGACCGGCATTACCGTCGTAAGGAAGAGTTGATGTTTCCGATTATGGAAAAATATGGGCATGATTCCCCACCAAAAGTGATGTGGGGAGTGGATGACCAGATTCGGGAACTCTTTGCGAAAGTTTTGGATGTGGCCAAGAAATTACCGGATTCTAGTATCTTAGAAGTCAAAGAGCTCTTTGAAGCCTTTGCGCAAGAATTTGAGGGCATGATCTTCAAGGAAGAGTCGATTCTCTTGATGATTTTGTTGGAGGCCTTTACCCAGGATGACTGGCTCTCCATTGCAGAAGAAAGTGATGCTTATGGTTATGCCATTATTCTCCCAAGTGAGAAATGGGTGCCGAAACGCGTGGACTTCAAGGAGGAAGCGTCTGAAGAGTCAGAAGGTTCAACTGAACCGCTTTCTTCTTCAAATGGAGACGAGCACCGTCAGGTCATTGAGACTCCTGAGGGACAGTTGACGATTACCTTCACGCCTAAGAAAAAAGAAGAGAATTTCGATCGCAACCAACCTCAACCGTTTGGTAATGGCTATTTGTCAGTGGAGCAAGCGAATTTGATCTTGAATCATCTGCCGATGGAGATCACCTTTGTCAATAAGGATGATATTTTCCAATATTACAATGATGCTGCGCCTTTTGAGGAAATGATTTTTAAGAGGACGCCATCACAGGTAGGACGTAATGTTGAGCTGTGTCACCCTCCGAAATACTTGGAGAAGGTCAAAGCCATCATGCAAGGGCTTCGTGAAGGGAAAAAAGACAAGTATGAAATGTGGTTCAAATCAGAATCGCGTGGGAAATTTGTCCATGTCACCTATGCAGCCGTGCGTGATGAAGCAGGGGATTTTCAAGGTGTCTTGGAATATGTTCAGGACATTCAACCTTATCGGGAGATCGATACGGATTTTTATAGAGGAATGGAGTAA
- a CDS encoding helix-hairpin-helix domain-containing protein produces MAKKNVNRAKQYKHQNRHLLKKAVATVTAAVKEAPKKVEKATKAVAKEVKQAASSVEEFAASLEGVALDRAQTFYDEGIRSVADFANWTEKELLALKGIGPATIKKLKELGVKFK; encoded by the coding sequence ATGGCAAAGAAGAACGTAAACCGTGCGAAACAATACAAACATCAAAATAGACATCTTTTGAAAAAAGCTGTCGCAACTGTAACTGCAGCTGTGAAAGAAGCACCTAAAAAGGTTGAGAAAGCTACAAAAGCAGTGGCGAAAGAAGTGAAACAAGCAGCTTCTTCAGTGGAAGAATTTGCTGCAAGTTTGGAAGGTGTGGCACTTGATCGTGCGCAAACATTCTATGATGAAGGTATTCGCTCTGTTGCGGACTTCGCAAACTGGACAGAAAAAGAGTTGTTGGCCCTTAAAGGAATCGGCCCAGCTACAATCAAGAAATTGAAAGAACTAGGCGTTAAATTTAAATAA
- the recX gene encoding recombination regulator RecX: MKITKLEKKKRLYLLELDNDQKLYITEDTIVKYFLSKEKEISEEELKEIQEFAQYSYGKNLALYHLSFKARTTKEVRDYLTKYEIDRSMIDKVVQHLKEDKWLDDRQYARTLIEANLLSGDKGPALLQQKIQQKGIPKSILQEILADYDFSEVIDRTAIKLLKKYQGKYPLKAIETKIIQALISKGFAYNQAKIASQNLELEADEETTNELILKELEKQYRKYSKKYEGYDLKQRLTQALARKGYDYSDITSAIREFLDS, translated from the coding sequence ATGAAAATTACAAAACTAGAAAAGAAAAAAAGACTCTACCTCCTTGAATTAGACAACGATCAAAAACTTTATATTACAGAAGACACCATCGTCAAATATTTCCTTTCCAAAGAGAAAGAAATCAGTGAAGAAGAACTAAAAGAAATCCAAGAGTTTGCACAATACTCCTATGGTAAAAACCTGGCCCTTTATCATCTTTCTTTTAAAGCCCGAACAACAAAAGAAGTCCGAGACTACCTAACAAAATATGAGATTGATCGTAGCATGATTGATAAAGTGGTCCAACACCTAAAAGAAGACAAGTGGTTAGATGATCGTCAATATGCAAGAACCCTGATAGAGGCCAACCTTCTCAGCGGCGATAAGGGACCTGCCTTATTACAACAAAAAATTCAACAAAAAGGGATCCCAAAATCTATCCTTCAAGAAATTCTTGCAGACTATGATTTCTCAGAAGTGATCGACCGTACCGCAATAAAACTCCTAAAAAAATACCAAGGAAAATACCCGTTAAAAGCTATTGAAACGAAAATCATCCAAGCACTCATTTCAAAAGGCTTTGCTTACAACCAAGCAAAGATAGCATCCCAAAATCTCGAACTAGAAGCAGATGAAGAAACAACAAATGAGCTCATTCTAAAAGAGTTAGAAAAACAATACCGTAAATACAGTAAAAAATATGAAGGCTATGACCTAAAACAACGTTTAACCCAAGCACTGGCCAGAAAAGGCTACGATTATAGTGATATAACATCAGCCATTAGAGAATTTTTAGATTCATAA
- the ntdP gene encoding nucleoside tri-diphosphate phosphatase: MKLPKEGDFITIQSYKHDGSLHRTWRDTMVLKITENAIIGVNDHTLVTESDGRRWITREPAIVYFHKKYWFNIIAMIRDNGVSYYCNLASPFHIDQEALKYIDYDLDVKVFTNGEKKLLDVEEYEQHKEKMHYSDDIDFILKENVKVLVDWINQNKGPFSEEYIKIWYNRYVELRNK; the protein is encoded by the coding sequence ATGAAACTACCTAAAGAAGGCGACTTTATTACAATTCAAAGTTATAAACATGATGGCAGTTTACACCGTACATGGCGTGACACAATGGTATTAAAGATAACCGAAAATGCAATTATTGGAGTAAATGATCATACACTTGTTACTGAAAGTGATGGTAGACGTTGGATTACACGTGAACCAGCGATCGTATATTTCCATAAAAAATATTGGTTTAACATCATCGCCATGATTCGTGACAATGGTGTGTCTTACTACTGTAACCTAGCAAGTCCTTTTCACATTGACCAAGAAGCCTTAAAATATATCGACTATGATCTCGATGTCAAGGTCTTTACCAATGGTGAAAAAAAATTGTTAGATGTTGAAGAATACGAGCAGCATAAAGAAAAAATGCACTATTCAGATGACATCGACTTTATTTTAAAGGAAAATGTTAAGGTTCTAGTAGATTGGATAAACCAAAACAAAGGTCCCTTTTCTGAGGAATATATCAAAATTTGGTATAACCGTTATGTTGAACTGCGAAATAAATAA
- a CDS encoding GNAT family N-acetyltransferase: MTRAELPDKIETDRLVLRVRTVADVEDIFDYASRPEVSYPAGFPPVKTLEDEIYYLEHILPERNEKDNLPAGYGIVVKGTDTIIGSVDFNHRHEDDVLEIGYTLHPDYWGRGYVPEAARALIDLGFKELGLHKIELVCFGYNLQSQRVAEKLGFTLEARIRDRKDAQGNRCDDLRYGLLKSEWETQDQH, from the coding sequence ATGACAAGAGCTGAGTTGCCAGATAAAATCGAAACGGATCGACTGGTCTTGCGAGTCCGAACAGTGGCGGATGTTGAAGATATCTTTGACTATGCTAGTCGTCCAGAAGTCTCTTACCCAGCAGGTTTTCCACCTGTCAAGACCTTGGAAGATGAGATTTATTACCTAGAACATATCCTTCCCGAGCGCAATGAAAAGGACAATCTCCCAGCTGGTTACGGCATAGTAGTTAAAGGGACCGATACAATCATTGGTTCTGTCGACTTCAACCATCGCCACGAAGATGATGTGCTGGAAATTGGCTATACCTTGCACCCAGACTATTGGGGCCGAGGTTATGTGCCAGAAGCAGCGCGAGCCTTGATTGACTTAGGCTTTAAAGAATTGGGGCTTCACAAGATAGAACTGGTCTGCTTTGGATACAACCTTCAAAGTCAACGAGTCGCGGAAAAGCTTGGCTTTACCCTCGAAGCTCGCATAAGAGACCGCAAAGATGCCCAAGGCAATCGCTGTGATGATTTGAGGTACGGCTTGCTGAAGAGTGAGTGGGAGACTCAAGATCAACACTAA
- a CDS encoding AAA family ATPase, with product MIKISRLKISNFRSFTNEENTIDDLDVLNIFAGRNNVGKTNVLRAINLFFNPKSYNPSIDRNAIKEITKGASKDPVITVDFIDDELETGKESKYQIYCNLNKEESELYKTNSKHAKLNSSSKIKKYLNAKFKCVYLSTTDQDLSSQAFSLLNDMVLQYFKKKHKKIKQTVEEFERQYDLLLGTFKEHINDIESDLDNEFNYSEKTILK from the coding sequence ATGATAAAGATTTCCCGATTAAAAATTAGTAATTTTAGGTCATTTACCAATGAAGAGAATACAATTGACGACCTTGATGTTTTAAATATTTTTGCAGGTCGAAATAATGTTGGGAAAACGAATGTTTTAAGAGCTATTAATTTATTTTTTAATCCTAAGTCCTACAATCCAAGTATTGATAGAAATGCTATTAAGGAAATTACTAAAGGTGCTAGTAAAGATCCTGTTATTACCGTAGACTTTATTGATGATGAATTAGAAACTGGTAAAGAAAGTAAGTATCAAATTTATTGCAACCTTAATAAAGAAGAGTCGGAACTTTACAAGACGAATTCAAAACATGCAAAATTAAACTCGAGTAGCAAAATAAAAAAATATCTAAACGCCAAATTTAAATGTGTGTATCTAAGTACAACAGACCAAGACTTGTCTAGTCAGGCATTTTCTTTGTTAAACGATATGGTACTACAGTATTTTAAGAAAAAGCATAAAAAAATTAAACAAACTGTAGAAGAGTTTGAAAGACAGTATGATTTGTTACTAGGTACTTTTAAAGAACATATTAATGACATTGAATCAGATTTAGATAATGAGTTTAATTATTCAGAGAAAACCATATTGAAATAA
- a CDS encoding DUF1858 domain-containing protein — translation MDNVIDVSIPVAQVIDQHPEVLDLLVELGFKPLANPIMRNTVGRKVSLKQGSKLEGTPMEKIVRTLEANGYEVVGLDQ, via the coding sequence ATGGACAATGTTATTGATGTATCGATTCCAGTGGCTCAAGTCATTGATCAACATCCGGAAGTATTGGATTTGTTGGTGGAGTTGGGCTTTAAACCCTTAGCCAATCCGATCATGCGCAATACAGTTGGGCGCAAGGTTTCTTTGAAACAAGGATCAAAATTAGAAGGTACGCCTATGGAGAAGATTGTGCGAACGCTAGAGGCTAATGGCTATGAAGTAGTGGGGCTAGACCAATGA